From a single Planctellipticum variicoloris genomic region:
- a CDS encoding DUF58 domain-containing protein, translating to MSILSRYINPQVLEQMAHRPIEPRDLVYGNLAGAHKSPLSGFAVEFAGHREYVAGDDPRHVDWRLYYKRDRLFIKQYELETNFVCHLLLDVSASMRYGEAAEQKLQYAAQLAATLAYAIVQQNDKVSLGTFDDRVRGWVPPGNTPAQVIRMIEHLDDIKPVEKTRLTESLQDLGGRMGRREIVMICSDFFGDLPGLEEAVQRLRYQRHEVVLFHILHHDEIAFEFDGMVKFQGLEAVEEYLTSPQEIRAAYLKSFGRYVAQLDEICQRNKIERVQVDTRRPLAGVILDHLNQRAVLRGAR from the coding sequence ATGTCGATCCTCTCCCGCTACATCAATCCGCAGGTGCTGGAGCAGATGGCCCATCGGCCGATCGAGCCGCGGGACCTCGTTTACGGCAACCTGGCGGGGGCGCACAAGTCCCCCTTGAGCGGGTTTGCGGTGGAATTCGCCGGGCATCGCGAATATGTCGCGGGGGACGATCCGCGGCACGTCGACTGGCGGCTGTATTACAAACGGGACCGGCTGTTTATCAAGCAGTACGAGCTGGAGACGAACTTCGTCTGCCACCTGCTGCTGGATGTGAGCGCCTCGATGCGCTACGGCGAGGCGGCCGAGCAGAAGCTGCAGTACGCCGCCCAGCTTGCGGCAACGCTGGCCTATGCCATCGTGCAGCAGAACGACAAGGTCTCGCTGGGGACGTTCGACGACCGGGTGCGGGGCTGGGTGCCGCCGGGCAATACGCCGGCCCAGGTGATCCGGATGATCGAGCACCTGGACGACATCAAACCTGTCGAAAAGACCCGGCTGACGGAATCGCTGCAGGATCTGGGGGGGCGGATGGGCCGGCGGGAGATCGTGATGATCTGCAGCGACTTCTTCGGCGATCTGCCGGGGTTGGAAGAGGCGGTTCAGCGGCTGCGCTACCAGCGCCACGAAGTGGTCCTGTTCCACATTCTGCACCACGACGAAATCGCCTTCGAGTTCGACGGGATGGTGAAGTTTCAGGGGCTGGAGGCGGTTGAAGAGTACCTGACGAGCCCGCAGGAGATCCGGGCGGCGTATCTGAAATCGTTCGGCCGGTACGTCGCGCAGCTCGACGAGATCTGCCAGCGGAACAAGATCGAGCGGGTGCAGGTCGACACGCGGCGCCCGCTGGCGGGGGTGATTCTGGATCATCTGAACCAGCGGGCGGTGTTAAGGGGGGCGCGGTAG
- a CDS encoding AAA family ATPase, producing MTEIPPDDVASVQRCEQAYNRLRDELAKVIVGQHDVIEQVLIAIFARGHALLEGVPGLAKTLLVSSLAEAMDLSFKRIQFTPDLMPSDVTGADVIQENPETGAREYRFLRGPLFANLILADEINRTPPKTQASMLEAMQERQISAGGTVHRLPNPFFVLATQNPLEQEGTYPLPEAQLDRFLLHIRLDYPSGEEEWEVARRVTSGQQGTVLPVIGAAEILEFQQLVTRVPVSDQVLGYAWALVRASRPGSEEAPDFVNKWVSWGAGPRGVLTLVSAAKARAVLYGRYHASVGDVQSVAAGALRHRIAPNYAAQAAGVNGEKLIAMLMEHTPADRAYTKPAAKPGSDRLATARG from the coding sequence ATGACCGAAATTCCCCCCGACGACGTTGCCTCCGTTCAGCGCTGCGAGCAGGCTTATAACCGTTTGCGCGATGAACTGGCGAAGGTGATCGTCGGACAGCACGACGTCATCGAGCAGGTGCTGATCGCCATCTTCGCCCGCGGGCATGCGCTGCTCGAAGGGGTGCCGGGCCTGGCGAAGACGCTGCTGGTCAGCTCGCTGGCCGAGGCGATGGATCTGAGTTTCAAGCGGATCCAGTTCACCCCCGACCTGATGCCCAGCGACGTCACCGGGGCCGACGTGATCCAGGAGAATCCCGAGACCGGAGCCCGCGAATATCGGTTCCTCCGGGGGCCGCTGTTCGCGAACCTGATCCTTGCCGACGAAATCAACCGGACGCCTCCCAAGACGCAGGCTTCGATGCTCGAGGCGATGCAGGAGCGGCAGATCAGCGCGGGGGGGACCGTCCACAGACTCCCCAATCCGTTCTTCGTGCTGGCGACGCAGAACCCGCTCGAACAGGAAGGGACGTACCCGCTCCCCGAAGCCCAGCTCGACCGCTTCCTGCTCCACATCCGCCTCGACTATCCGTCCGGCGAAGAGGAATGGGAAGTCGCCCGGCGGGTCACCTCCGGCCAGCAGGGGACGGTCCTGCCGGTGATCGGCGCGGCGGAAATCCTCGAATTCCAGCAGCTCGTCACGCGCGTCCCGGTCAGCGACCAGGTCCTGGGCTACGCCTGGGCTCTCGTGCGGGCTTCGCGTCCGGGAAGCGAGGAAGCTCCCGACTTCGTCAACAAGTGGGTGAGCTGGGGAGCGGGACCGCGCGGCGTGTTGACGCTCGTTTCGGCGGCCAAGGCGAGGGCTGTCCTCTACGGACGCTATCACGCCTCGGTCGGCGACGTGCAGTCGGTCGCGGCGGGGGCCCTCCGGCACCGCATCGCCCCCAACTACGCCGCTCAGGCGGCCGGCGTCAATGGCGAGAAACTGATTGCCATGCTGATGGAACACACTCCCGCCGACCGTGCCTACACCAAGCCGGCCGCGAAACCTGGGAGCGATCGGCTGGCGACTGCAAGAGGCTGA